The Algoriphagus sanaruensis genome window below encodes:
- a CDS encoding glycoside hydrolase family 3 N-terminal domain-containing protein: MQSKYWKLILFFIILAAFSSGKPDPFAPNEDPLKSENLMDQSHWVDSVFEALTFEERLGQLFMVAAYSNKDQKHIDEISELVRNENLGGLIFFQGGPNRQARLTNYYQAQAKTPLFIAMDAEWGVGMRLDSIWNFPKAMTLGAIQNPKLIYEMGEEIAHQFKELGMHINFAPVVDVNSNPENPVIGFRAFGENKEMVTQRAVAYMKGLQDHGIIANAKHFPGHGDTETDSHHDLPVIKHAEKRIWDVDLYPYQRLFRENLMSVMVAHLDVPSLNQGTSIPTSLSKPVVTDLLKNRMNFQGLVFTDALNMRGVAIQNQPGVVDLKALLAGNDVLLYSQDVPKAKELIKAAVENGDITEAEIDRRVKKILKAKYWAGLNHYRPVDTYLLAERINTPKTQAIIEKLFAESITVASNKDNLLPFRNLDLKKFASLSIDDPGKTLQSQLNKYAPVDHFWISKASSESEHYQLMKKLEDYDVVIVGLMGVTNNPKRAFGIAPGDIQLIRNLSKRQKVVTILFGNAYAAKALEGIENVVLAYENTEWTQRLVPQVLFGGRPAKGILPVTVGGNFTHGVGGFLPSINRLTYGTPESVGLNSQKLNKIDAVAEKMIKIQAAPGANVLIVKDGKVVFERSYGYMDYQQSAPMTMETVFDLASVTKVLATTQAAMFLHSRGELDMDKTLGDYLPELKGTNKANLIIKDVLAHEAGLKAFIPHYAKTVSNGEWKPEYYRESAAPGFTRPVSNDMFAMDGLRDSIWTWTVKSDLLPKPKKYVYSDLTMYFMQAVVERIVNQPLDEFLAQNFYSPLGLKTLTFNPTRTIPLEQIAPTEDDVSFRKRQIRGYVHDPGAAMFGGVAGHAGLFGKANDLAVMMQLMLNKGRYGDQNLMKAETVSAFTKRQSNLSRRGWGWDKPEPEKGNGGSAGKLAPKSTFGHTGFTGTCVWADPENDLIYIFLSNRVYPDGNNTKLLSEGIRTEIHDLIYEALEK; this comes from the coding sequence ATGCAGTCCAAGTACTGGAAACTCATTCTATTTTTTATCATCCTTGCGGCTTTCTCTTCAGGTAAGCCCGATCCGTTTGCCCCCAATGAAGACCCACTCAAAAGTGAAAATCTCATGGACCAATCCCATTGGGTGGATAGCGTTTTTGAAGCTCTGACTTTTGAAGAACGACTCGGTCAACTTTTTATGGTGGCGGCATATTCCAACAAAGACCAAAAACATATTGATGAAATCAGTGAATTGGTCAGAAACGAGAATTTGGGAGGGTTGATCTTTTTTCAAGGTGGACCTAATCGTCAAGCTCGTCTCACCAATTACTACCAAGCACAAGCTAAAACTCCTCTTTTCATTGCCATGGATGCAGAATGGGGAGTCGGGATGAGACTGGATTCTATTTGGAATTTTCCAAAAGCCATGACTCTGGGAGCCATCCAAAACCCAAAGTTGATCTATGAAATGGGTGAAGAAATCGCCCATCAGTTCAAAGAATTAGGAATGCACATCAATTTTGCCCCGGTAGTGGATGTCAATTCCAATCCTGAAAACCCAGTCATTGGATTCAGGGCTTTTGGAGAAAATAAAGAAATGGTCACCCAGCGGGCAGTCGCCTATATGAAAGGACTTCAGGACCATGGCATCATTGCAAATGCGAAACATTTTCCGGGTCATGGAGACACAGAGACAGATAGTCATCACGACCTTCCTGTGATAAAACATGCTGAAAAACGAATTTGGGACGTTGATCTTTATCCCTATCAGCGGCTATTTCGGGAAAATCTCATGTCAGTGATGGTTGCCCATCTAGATGTCCCAAGTTTAAATCAGGGGACAAGCATACCGACCAGTCTCTCCAAACCTGTAGTTACAGATTTGTTGAAAAACAGAATGAATTTTCAGGGCTTGGTTTTCACAGACGCTTTGAATATGCGTGGAGTAGCCATTCAAAACCAACCTGGAGTCGTTGATCTCAAAGCTCTTTTGGCAGGAAACGACGTATTACTTTATTCCCAAGATGTCCCAAAAGCCAAAGAACTCATCAAGGCGGCAGTTGAAAATGGAGATATCACTGAAGCAGAAATTGATCGGAGAGTTAAGAAAATCCTAAAGGCGAAATACTGGGCAGGACTGAATCACTATCGGCCTGTGGACACCTATTTGCTTGCCGAACGAATCAACACTCCAAAAACTCAAGCCATCATCGAAAAGCTTTTTGCAGAATCGATTACTGTAGCTTCAAACAAAGACAATCTTCTCCCTTTTCGAAACTTGGATTTGAAAAAATTTGCCAGTTTGAGTATCGATGACCCTGGGAAAACCCTTCAATCCCAACTGAACAAGTATGCTCCTGTAGACCACTTTTGGATTTCCAAAGCCTCTTCCGAATCAGAACATTATCAGCTGATGAAAAAACTGGAAGATTACGATGTGGTCATCGTAGGTCTAATGGGAGTTACGAATAATCCCAAACGAGCATTTGGAATTGCCCCAGGAGATATTCAGTTGATCCGGAATTTGAGCAAGCGTCAGAAAGTGGTCACAATTCTATTCGGAAACGCCTATGCTGCCAAAGCACTTGAAGGGATTGAAAATGTAGTATTGGCTTATGAAAACACCGAATGGACTCAGCGACTAGTCCCTCAAGTATTATTTGGCGGAAGACCTGCCAAAGGCATTTTACCGGTAACTGTGGGGGGAAACTTTACCCATGGAGTCGGCGGGTTTTTACCATCTATCAATCGTCTTACCTATGGAACTCCAGAAAGCGTAGGCTTGAATAGCCAAAAGCTAAATAAAATAGATGCCGTAGCCGAGAAAATGATCAAAATCCAAGCTGCGCCGGGAGCCAATGTATTGATCGTGAAAGATGGAAAAGTCGTGTTTGAACGATCCTATGGCTACATGGATTACCAACAATCTGCGCCAATGACGATGGAAACAGTATTCGATTTAGCATCTGTGACCAAAGTATTGGCAACTACACAAGCAGCGATGTTCTTACATAGCCGGGGTGAATTGGACATGGACAAAACCCTTGGGGATTATCTCCCAGAATTAAAAGGAACGAATAAAGCCAATCTCATCATCAAAGACGTCCTAGCTCATGAAGCGGGCCTGAAAGCATTTATCCCACACTATGCAAAAACAGTTTCCAATGGAGAATGGAAACCAGAGTATTACCGAGAAAGTGCTGCTCCAGGTTTTACCAGACCGGTTTCTAATGATATGTTTGCCATGGATGGGCTCCGAGACAGCATTTGGACTTGGACGGTGAAATCAGACCTTTTACCCAAGCCCAAGAAGTATGTATATTCTGACTTGACGATGTATTTTATGCAAGCCGTCGTGGAACGAATCGTCAACCAGCCTTTGGATGAGTTTTTAGCGCAGAATTTCTATTCCCCTTTAGGCTTAAAGACATTAACCTTTAATCCTACTCGCACCATTCCTTTGGAACAAATCGCCCCCACCGAAGATGATGTGTCATTTCGTAAGCGGCAAATTCGTGGCTATGTCCACGATCCGGGAGCAGCAATGTTTGGGGGTGTAGCAGGGCATGCGGGTTTGTTTGGGAAAGCCAATGATCTGGCAGTAATGATGCAGCTCATGCTAAATAAGGGACGCTATGGTGATCAAAACCTGATGAAAGCTGAGACTGTTTCTGCCTTTACTAAAAGACAATCCAACCTGAGTCGAAGAGGATGGGGATGGGATAAGCCTGAGCCTGAAAAAGGCAATGGAGGTTCGGCTGGAAAACTTGCTCCCAAAAGTACTTTCGGTCATACTGGGTTCACCGGCACCTGCGTTTGGGCTGATCCGGAAAATGACTTGATCTATATTTTCCTCTCCAATCGGGTATATCCTGATGGCAATAATACCAAGCTATTGTCGGAAGGGATACGAACAGAAATTCATGACTTGATCTATGAAGCTTTAGAGAAATGA
- a CDS encoding DUF5946 family protein, with protein MTHLMAEEDKLLHELSFYTLSHASPDFIHQQIVDAYGAQSANEHTKPIRILFSLVGLYLHVEEGFTGKEVQLFHQKMARQKKAWPELHLPKFRGEIKIEDVLKVAPGADRDQMIRLWSEDVWKAFQENRTTIIDLIQEYRVD; from the coding sequence GTGACTCATCTAATGGCCGAGGAGGATAAATTGCTCCATGAACTTTCCTTTTACACCCTATCTCATGCTTCGCCTGATTTTATCCATCAGCAAATTGTAGATGCCTATGGTGCCCAATCTGCGAATGAGCACACCAAACCCATCCGAATCCTATTTTCTTTAGTAGGACTCTACTTACATGTTGAAGAGGGTTTTACAGGCAAGGAAGTCCAGCTTTTTCATCAAAAAATGGCAAGGCAAAAAAAGGCTTGGCCGGAATTGCACCTTCCGAAGTTTAGAGGAGAAATCAAAATCGAGGATGTATTGAAAGTCGCTCCGGGAGCAGATCGGGATCAAATGATTAGGTTGTGGAGTGAAGATGTTTGGAAGGCTTTTCAAGAAAATAGAACTACAATTATCGATTTGATTCAAGAGTATCGAGTAGATTGA
- a CDS encoding OmpA family protein, with translation MRKHFFWISSLILLGLGSCKSLVEKGDNQFLSGQYQYAISTFGQILQEDSTNLKANQVVAESYRLSNRIEKAAPYYKQVVEQEPDFNNFFFLGQSLKAQQNNQAAVEAFEKAKTYTSDEALLARVQREIESIKLAEGIANYWPNHVLVNFKELNTPGADYAPVTSENFFYFTSARQASGIYPATGTPYTKLFRTRAEGLRVDVGAVQTLPEFKNEEGLNQAAMAISPDGNTIIYARGNSNSSKDLPEVALFASYFRGAGFTQPIWMPVNEDENWWNSTPAFSSDGAELYFASNRPGGYGGIDLYKATKLANGDFGNAVNLGPTINTPGNELFPRPTPDGKLFFASDGHPGYGKLDLFVAEKNDSGAQVIKNLGQNFNSKDDDFGIFFTEYPKVGFISSNREGGVGDDDIYFFEDKTPKPKIVNVLLNVFAKEKKDNGTDAAISQARIVLYGSDNKQQGGDFSNTNGRVRFTIAPESDYTIIASKNGYFSKSVPFTTKGKTPDPASLIQEVTNVTLDTTIYLDQLILEKAIVLENIYYDLDKAEIRSDAEVELDKLVKLLQDNPSIRIELSSHTDARSSDAYNLDLSQRRAQSAVDYIVSKGISADRLVAKGYGESQLIIKDAQTEEEHQVNRRTEFKVIEIKE, from the coding sequence TTTTTCTGGATATCCTCACTCATTCTTCTTGGCTTAGGAAGTTGCAAGAGCTTGGTGGAAAAAGGAGATAACCAATTCCTTTCCGGCCAGTATCAATATGCTATCTCCACCTTTGGCCAGATTCTTCAGGAAGATTCAACTAATCTGAAGGCAAACCAAGTCGTGGCCGAGAGTTATCGCCTATCTAATCGAATCGAAAAGGCCGCTCCATATTATAAACAGGTAGTGGAGCAAGAGCCGGACTTCAACAATTTTTTCTTTTTGGGCCAAAGTTTGAAAGCCCAACAAAATAATCAGGCCGCAGTAGAAGCCTTTGAAAAGGCAAAAACATACACCTCAGACGAAGCGCTTTTGGCGAGAGTGCAGCGGGAAATTGAGTCCATCAAATTAGCAGAAGGTATTGCCAATTATTGGCCTAATCACGTTTTAGTCAATTTCAAGGAATTGAACACCCCAGGAGCAGATTATGCGCCTGTAACCAGTGAAAACTTTTTCTATTTTACTTCTGCCCGTCAAGCATCTGGCATTTATCCTGCTACCGGAACTCCTTACACCAAACTTTTTAGAACAAGAGCTGAAGGTTTGAGAGTAGATGTGGGGGCAGTTCAGACGCTTCCAGAATTCAAAAACGAAGAAGGGCTAAATCAGGCCGCAATGGCCATCAGTCCAGATGGGAATACAATTATTTATGCCAGAGGAAATTCAAATTCGTCCAAAGACCTTCCAGAGGTAGCACTTTTTGCATCCTATTTCCGAGGAGCTGGATTTACCCAACCAATCTGGATGCCCGTAAATGAAGACGAAAATTGGTGGAATTCTACGCCGGCTTTTAGCTCGGATGGGGCTGAGCTTTATTTTGCTTCCAATAGACCAGGGGGCTACGGGGGAATTGATTTATACAAGGCGACCAAATTAGCCAATGGCGACTTTGGAAACGCGGTCAACCTGGGTCCAACTATTAATACTCCAGGGAATGAATTATTTCCAAGACCAACGCCTGATGGGAAATTATTTTTTGCCTCAGATGGTCATCCTGGATATGGGAAATTGGATCTATTTGTAGCTGAAAAGAATGATTCTGGGGCACAAGTGATCAAAAACTTAGGTCAAAATTTCAACAGCAAAGACGATGATTTTGGGATTTTCTTCACCGAATATCCAAAAGTAGGCTTCATTTCTTCTAATCGGGAAGGTGGAGTAGGAGATGATGACATTTACTTTTTTGAAGACAAAACTCCAAAACCCAAAATTGTCAATGTTTTGCTAAACGTATTTGCAAAAGAAAAGAAGGACAATGGAACTGATGCTGCGATTTCGCAAGCCAGAATTGTTTTGTATGGGTCTGATAATAAGCAACAAGGTGGAGATTTCTCCAATACAAATGGGCGGGTAAGATTTACGATAGCTCCTGAGTCTGACTACACGATTATTGCCTCCAAAAATGGGTATTTCTCCAAATCGGTCCCTTTTACTACGAAAGGAAAAACTCCAGATCCTGCTAGCTTGATTCAAGAGGTAACCAACGTGACGCTGGATACGACTATTTATCTCGATCAGCTAATTCTTGAAAAAGCCATTGTACTTGAGAATATCTATTACGATCTGGATAAAGCAGAAATCCGATCCGACGCAGAAGTAGAGTTGGATAAATTGGTGAAGCTTCTTCAAGATAATCCAAGCATTCGAATCGAGCTTAGTTCGCATACCGATGCAAGATCCAGCGACGCCTACAATTTGGACCTTTCTCAGCGAAGAGCACAAAGTGCGGTGGATTACATTGTTTCCAAGGGAATTTCAGCGGATCGATTGGTGGCAAAAGGCTACGGAGAATCTCAGTTGATTATCAAAGATGCTCAGACCGAAGAGGAGCATCAGGTCAATCGACGAACCGAGTTTAAAGTGATCGAAATTAAGGAGTAA